Genomic segment of Drosophila ananassae strain 14024-0371.13 chromosome 2L, ASM1763931v2, whole genome shotgun sequence:
aCGGAAAGCGCTTTGTCAAATTTTTCACGATCTTCATcgtatttcaaaaatttatttaaagccAATCTCTTCTGGCCTTCATTTCCTTTAAGAGTAGCCATAAACACTTTCCAAATTTGTTCGTCAAATTCAGGGTATTGTTTTTTGCCCCAAGGTCGAAGGTTGTATTTAAACAGTACGTTCCGAAGTTCTGTCGCAAATACTTCAGATTTTTTAATTGGTTTCGTTATTTTTGGTGCTTCCGTTGGAAGCGTAATATTTTCCAGTTCTTCACAATTTTCATTAATGGTATAAATGGCTTCCATTTTCATGACATTTGATTGGATAAAGCTCTTCATAAGTTGCCATTGCATCTTAGTATAAAAGGCCCGACATTCAGGTAACATAATCTGAATCTTGAGAGTCCTATTTACGACTTTAAGTCTGTCTTCAACCATTTTCTCCAAGTCTAACCTGAATTTATTGTATATTTTGAAGTCTACATATGCGTCTATTATACGATCTACGTCATGGGAGGTTAAGTTTAAAGCATTCAAGACCATTTTAAAGTACTTGTCGAACTCTGTATTATTTGCTGAGTTTCCTGGCCGTTTGTAGTAAGTtgagttgatttttttaagtaaatttaTGTGCTTCACGCTAACCGATTCCAGGGCTCTCTGGGAAACAAAGTTTTGCATTCGTCGGCTCAAAATATCTTACAACAATCTTACCAATTCCTCGAAAGTTGTGAATACATCGCTGTCTAAAATAACTACATTTTGGGGTAAAAGAGCTCTATGCGTTTTGATTAAGTTACCTACCCACCTTGAGGAACATAGCAAGCAGAATACTAACCAAAATAACTCTCCACGTAGTCATAACCAATAACTTTCGAGTCAAAAGCTAAAATAAAATGACTTTCATTTAAGCTCGCTGTGGTACAATTCAAGGTATACACGGGAATTCGTCATGGAAAATCGATTTTAAAATCAGTATTTATACCGAGTTAACTAACTTAATTTTATGTTATATTGTATTAACAGTAAAGTCTgtagattttatttatgattGAAAAACTACAAACCCTTAAGTACCTAAAAAGATAAAAGTTTGCCTCTGTAATCTGAAGGTATTACATGTGTTAGATATCGGCTTTAGTAAAAATACGATCTTTAGATCTAAACACCCACAATTGCTGGGCATTTCTGAAGAAGTGACTAGTTTCAGCTGCCGTCTCCTCAATTAAGGCATCATTCAACCTATTTTTTTCCTCCAAACCCCTAGCCGATGATCAACGATGGACGGTCAAAGGGCAATTTATGGCACGGTGTCCAAGCAATTGCACAAAAAAGGACAAAGAGCAAAAACAATCTTTATCACATTTATGGCAATGTCCTGGATCTTTTGTCAACGATCCCGGTAGAAAGACAATTGAAGCGGGTGCCAAGAGAAAAGGTCAGAAATTGACCCGAAGGATGCGAATGCACAAAAGGAGCAGCGCGCGCTTCTTCCTTCAACTCTCTCAACATCTTTCATCTTTGAGGTCATCTTTGAGGTCAAGACTGGCCTTACTTAAGGCAATTTCGGAATCTGAACCTATAACTGAATTTCACTCGATTTCTGTTGAGTGAGTTTTAAAATGAACATCCCCTAAGATCCTATACTCATAGGCTTCGAGTTGAGTCGATCTACAGGGGATGATCTCTCCTGTAGAACTTCTCTCTGGAGCACTTTTTGAGCAGCTCTTAATGTCACTTGGATGATGGCCATCGATCCTTGTCCACGCAGGACATTTCCGGATTGCATTCAATTGTGATTCTGCAACAATTGCGCTTTTCTTCACATTTTCCATTTGTCTGTCTCTTCCTATTGCCTGTCACATTGTTTCTTGTGTTGGTTTTTTAGCTCATGTTACCTTTTCTCAATACATTGTATTCTTTGGTCCATCTAAATAGCCAGAATTAGCCGGGTTCTCCCCAGGATCCAAGCAGCAGCCGTCTGACACATTTTTTGGCgcccataaaaattaaatgaaaattaagcGCAAACACGATAGTTCTGTCACATAAATCGTAACCCAGGCTCGACTTGCCACGCACTATTTTTAGTCCGCCGGGCAGCTGCTCTTAGCTCCGTCTCCTCAAAAATTAGTCCATCTGCAACAGAGTTATGCTCTGCTGAGGTTGCTGCTTGATTAACACATGTCCTGCCATGCGGGCGGAGCCCTGGCGTGACGACCCGACACCTAGAACGACTCCCTTCACATGGCTCCACGTATGTAGTCCTCCGCCTATATGTTCTCCCTTAGTTTGTTGATGCTCTTAACTCATTCATTATGAATTGGAGGTGTTAAACGTGCCACATGTATCATGTTCTTACTACTGAAGAGGCGGATATTAACCACGAAAGTGTTAAGGCAGCTGAAGCTGAAAAGGAATTCGAAGGCTTAGATTATACTTCCGTGGaagttatattttattatattatccTATATACTTCTCCCACCCAATAAGTTTAGTTTACAATCCTAAAACTATCAGTTAAGTAATAGATGTACGGCATATATGAACTTCGTATAATTATATCAGCTAATATATGTAACTTCTTTATTTGTAGGGAAAAGAGAATGATTTGGGATGGAGGATTTGTATGGAAATGGTAGCTAACATTCTTTAAAAGCTAGTTTATGTGCTAGTTGCTATATTCATATTGTTGAGGAGCTGTGGAGAATTTTTCAATacttcaaaattcaaaaacagAATGAAAAGCATaaattttaatcatttaagattcaataagtagttttaaggaaataccaaaaaaaactttatttttaaaaagaaaactttgcatctattgttgcAGTACTATTTTGATATTTCATTGACGTTTCATGTTTTTGAATgattttttcgtttttctcTTCAAACAgtctttgaaaaattaaacaatGAGGTCCTCCCCCGTTCCCGAAGCCGACTCTTACACCCTCAAAGACGCATCAAAGACTTATTATGCACCATACAGAAAGCCACAAGATTTTGATCGTGTAGAGGGGAGAATCATTGGAACGACAATGAAAACAAACAGTGAATCAATCACAGGACGCGCAAAGCCTTAAGGAAATCAAACAATGCTGCGGACCCAAGATCAGGATCTGCATGAGGCCAAGGGTTCGGGTCACAGGGTGAGGCAATGTTGCGCGTGCGCAGCGCACGCTCCCGTTAAATGTTTACGCTATTACGCTCGCGCAAGGAGCAGAGAACCAGGAGCCCAAGGAGCAGGCGAGGAAATGAGCCTATTATAATCCTGTGAGCCACGACCCCGAGGGCCCGACCCTTTGTGCCTTGGGTCGGGTCTTCGGATGTGGAGGATGCGACCCCGGAAAACACAAATCTTACGCGCCAACACGCGACATTACGATTTCTAAGGGGCCCCTAGACCCTGCTTGCCCTTTGGCTTGGCACCGAGGGTGGAGAGTCCTTCTCACTCCATTTCTTACAAATCATTTTCTTATGTCTGCTCCTTTGGGAAATTGTTTGCTTTCCCTGGAACCCAGACCCTTCATTTGAATAGTCTGAACTCTGTGTGATCTTTAGCAGCTTGACATCTGCCCTGGCTCCCGACTGTGGAGTTATGAAGTTATGCCCTAATTTCTGATAGTCTTTAGTTACACTTTCGGTAGAGAAAATATTTTGGCCTCCCATAAGAGTGGAGGAGAAGGAATACTCCTTTAGCAGATGGACTCCTCTAACAGATCCTATAACTCAAATTATCAAGGATTTTCGTGTTACCATTTGAATTTGTACTTTATaagtacttttttttaaatttttcatataaaacgtagtttttattaaaactatAGTGAATATTTAAGTTTAAGAACTGGCGTCGTTAGGATAAATGTCAGTTTAAATTTCAAGGCAATTGCACGCCAACAAGAGGAAAATAAAGAATCTGGAAGGACTTGCGACTTATTTTCTTCGGATTGTCCCATCCGAAGATCGGCTTGTGATTTCATGGCTGTCTGCTGGCAGGACAAAGAGTGGATCGGTCCAATTAGCCCAGATAAAAAACTTGTCATGAACTAATCCCGTCAGCGTGTGATTGGCCTCAGGCTCGGCCAGGACGAAGAGAATAGATGAATGGACGGCATGGCTGACTGGGAAATCATGATTTAGATCAAAAAATCCGATTGAGATCGCCGACAATATGAAAATGTCACGCTTATCGGCGCAGAAACATGACTAAAGGACCATAGTCATCTGTTGTGGTTAGCTGGCGGAGAGGAAGTCGTGTCCTCAGCCGGTAGTTCGACTTCGTCCTTATCGTCGACGCCTTTGAAAGGAGGCTGAATGCTGAATGTTTTTGTAGCCGTCGTCCGCTGGCTGTCAGTCAGCTGAGGCCAAACCGGATGGAActcgaaaataataacaatatacGCACATGTATCCTGTGTCAGGATATTGCCGACCTATCGCATTCAAATAGTacagtgaaaaaaatttaGGGATACTGGTAGTCGGAAGAAATTGttatttccaaaaaatatatcattCTCTTAATTACAAGTTTTTTGCAGTGAAAGattctatttattttctgaattctCAAAATGAGACGCAGGCGTTACTCTGCTACTCCAGCTCATCCACCTTTCAGCTTGATTTCCCTTTCTACTTTCTCCTGCATATGCTTATACAGTTCGCAGGACTCGAATCCTGACCTCGTGCTTGGTCATTGTCTTGACAGCCGTTATTTGAATGACATTTGAATTTTCTGCATTTGCGTCCGCCCTGTTGCGTTTCAATTGTTGGGCTATTTTGTATTCGGAATGCGTAGGATCAATCGGAGCCAGGATCAGCATTTTATGTGATGAATTTATTATGCGGACAAAGGATCCGCTGGCAGCAGATGATGGCGAgaaaataaatgcaatttcCATTGTGCATATATTTTAAGGGTATTGGAACTAGAAACTACGAATATATTCAAGAAAAAACATATCGAATGGAAGccaatttataataaataatccAACTATTCAATATTTCGAGTCTTATCGGAAGTATAAGTGAATGAATATAAATATGtgatgaaaatttaaattaaattacacTAAATCCAGCATCTGGAAGTGTgctacaaattttttaaactaattttACTCAAACTATCGTTCGTTATGGATACATAATCCCATCATAAAAGACACTCCAACCACTATATCGCTctgcaaaaaataaaccacaaaaaa
This window contains:
- the LOC26514234 gene encoding uncharacterized protein LOC26514234, which translates into the protein MTTWRVILVSILLAMFLKVVILDSDVFTTFEELRALESVSVKHINLLKKINSTYYKRPGNSANNTEFDKYFKMVLNALNLTSHDVDRIIDAYVDFKIYNKFRLDLEKMVEDRLKVVNRTLKIQIMLPECRAFYTKMQWQLMKSFIQSNVMKMEAIYTINENCEELENITLPTEAPKITKPIKKSEVFATELRNVLFKYNLRPWGKKQYPEFDEQIWKVFMATLKGNEGQKRLALNKFLKYDEDREKFDKALSVKIGKIKRKLNTGVNTACREEYIEFIKNLTQAMFQTLSEKNRFLAKNVSRKC